From a single Staphylococcus epidermidis genomic region:
- the recR gene encoding recombination mediator RecR has product MHYPEPISKLIDSFMKLPGIGPKTAQRLAFHTLDMKEDDVVKFAKALVDVKRELTYCSVCGHITENDPCYICEDKQRDRSVICVVEDDKDVIAMEKMREYKGLYHVLHGSISPMDGIGPEDINIPALVERLKNDEVKELILAMNPNLEGESTAMYISRLVKPIGIKVTRLAQGLSVGGDLEYADEVTLSKAIAGRTEM; this is encoded by the coding sequence ATGCATTATCCAGAACCTATATCAAAGCTTATCGATAGTTTTATGAAACTGCCAGGCATTGGACCAAAGACGGCTCAACGTCTGGCTTTTCATACTTTAGATATGAAAGAAGACGATGTTGTTAAGTTTGCTAAAGCACTAGTTGATGTTAAAAGAGAACTTACCTATTGTAGTGTTTGTGGGCATATTACAGAAAATGATCCTTGTTATATATGTGAAGATAAACAGCGAGATCGTTCTGTCATATGTGTAGTTGAAGATGACAAGGATGTCATAGCAATGGAAAAAATGCGTGAATATAAAGGTTTATATCACGTGCTTCATGGTTCGATTTCACCAATGGATGGTATTGGGCCTGAAGACATCAATATACCTGCATTAGTTGAACGCCTCAAAAACGATGAGGTGAAAGAGCTTATATTAGCTATGAATCCTAACCTAGAAGGCGAGTCTACTGCAATGTATATATCTAGGTTGGTTAAACCAATTGGGATTAAAGTCACAAGACTGGCACAAGGTTTATCTGTAGGCGGCGATTTAGAATATGCTGATGAAGTGACTTTATCTAAAGCAATTGCAGGTAGAACGGAAATGTAA
- a CDS encoding YbaB/EbfC family nucleoid-associated protein encodes MRGGGNMQQMMKQMQKMQKKMAQEQEKLKEERVAGTAGGGMVTVTVTGHKEVVDVEIKEEAVDPEDIEMLQDLVLAATNEAMNKADELTQQRLGKHTQGLNIPGM; translated from the coding sequence ATGCGCGGTGGCGGAAATATGCAACAAATGATGAAACAAATGCAGAAAATGCAAAAGAAAATGGCTCAAGAACAAGAGAAATTAAAAGAAGAACGCGTTGCTGGAACAGCAGGCGGAGGTATGGTGACTGTTACTGTAACAGGTCATAAAGAAGTTGTGGATGTAGAAATTAAAGAAGAAGCTGTTGATCCAGAAGATATTGAGATGCTTCAAGATTTAGTATTGGCGGCTACAAATGAAGCGATGAATAAAGCAGATGAGTTAACACAACAACGTTTAGGTAAGCATACTCAAGGCTTAAACATCCCTGGAATGTGA
- the dnaX gene encoding DNA polymerase III subunit gamma/tau, with protein sequence MDYQALYRMYRPQSFDDVVGQTHVTKTLRNAISKGKQSHAYIFSGPRGTGKTSIAKVFAKAINCLNSDDGEPCNECAICKGITQGTNNDVIEIDAASNNGVDEIRNIRDKVKYAPSESKYKVYIIDEVHMLTTGAFNALLKTLEEPPAHAIFILATTEPHKIPPTIISRAQRFDFKAISSDQIIDRLKYVANSQSLDYDDAALEFIAKASEGGMRDALSIMDQAIAFGDERLTLQDALNVTGSVDEAALNELFNDIVKSDVKAAFNRYHHFISEGKEVNRLINDMIYFVRDTIMNKTSNESVHFESLIHFDLDMLYRMIDIINDTLVSIRFSVNQSVHFEVLLVKLAEMIKTQPQTVQNVATASVANEPDNEMLLQRLEQLENELKTLKEQGIKTNKVSQQPKKPTRTIQRSKNTFSMQQIAKVLDKANKDDIKLLKNHWQEVIDHAKSNDKKSLVSLLLNSEPVAASEDHVLVKFDEEIHCEIVNKDDEKRNNIESVVCNIVNKTVKVVGVPADQWLRVRAEYLQNRNTNETHQSEKQSTQQSQQIDIAQKAKDLFGEETVHLVDED encoded by the coding sequence GTGGATTACCAAGCTTTGTATCGTATGTATAGACCGCAAAGTTTTGATGATGTGGTTGGACAAACGCATGTAACTAAAACGCTGCGTAATGCAATTTCAAAAGGTAAACAATCCCATGCATATATTTTTAGTGGTCCGAGAGGTACGGGTAAAACTAGTATTGCAAAGGTTTTTGCCAAAGCTATTAATTGTCTTAATAGTGACGATGGTGAACCTTGTAATGAATGTGCGATTTGTAAAGGAATCACACAAGGTACGAATAACGATGTAATTGAAATTGATGCTGCAAGTAATAACGGTGTAGATGAAATAAGGAATATTAGAGATAAAGTTAAGTACGCACCTAGTGAATCTAAGTATAAAGTATATATTATTGATGAGGTTCATATGTTAACTACTGGTGCTTTCAATGCTTTGCTTAAAACATTAGAAGAACCACCAGCGCATGCTATATTTATCTTGGCAACAACAGAACCACATAAAATTCCACCCACTATTATTTCGAGAGCGCAACGATTTGACTTTAAAGCAATTAGCAGTGACCAAATTATAGATAGACTTAAGTATGTAGCTAATTCTCAATCTTTGGATTACGATGACGCAGCATTAGAATTTATTGCTAAAGCATCAGAAGGTGGTATGCGAGATGCATTAAGCATTATGGATCAAGCAATAGCGTTTGGAGACGAACGACTTACTTTACAAGATGCTTTAAATGTTACAGGTAGTGTTGATGAAGCGGCATTAAATGAGTTATTTAATGACATTGTAAAAAGTGATGTTAAAGCCGCATTTAATAGATATCATCATTTTATTTCAGAAGGTAAAGAAGTCAACAGACTCATTAATGATATGATTTACTTTGTTAGAGATACAATTATGAATAAAACGTCTAACGAATCCGTTCATTTTGAATCACTTATTCATTTCGACTTAGATATGTTATACAGGATGATAGATATCATCAATGATACACTAGTATCCATTAGGTTCAGTGTAAATCAAAGTGTTCATTTTGAAGTGTTGCTAGTTAAACTTGCAGAAATGATTAAGACACAGCCTCAAACTGTACAAAATGTAGCAACAGCATCGGTAGCTAATGAACCAGATAATGAGATGTTATTACAACGTTTAGAACAACTTGAAAATGAGCTTAAAACCTTAAAAGAACAAGGGATCAAAACTAATAAAGTTAGTCAACAACCTAAGAAACCAACACGTACGATTCAACGATCTAAAAATACGTTTTCTATGCAACAAATAGCGAAAGTATTAGACAAAGCAAACAAAGATGATATCAAATTGTTGAAGAACCATTGGCAAGAAGTGATTGATCATGCAAAAAGTAATGATAAAAAGTCTTTAGTAAGTTTGCTACTGAATTCAGAACCAGTAGCAGCTAGTGAAGATCATGTGTTAGTTAAATTTGATGAAGAAATTCATTGTGAAATAGTAAATAAAGATGATGAAAAGAGAAACAATATTGAAAGTGTAGTTTGTAATATAGTTAATAAAACTGTCAAAGTAGTTGGAGTGCCGGCTGACCAATGGCTGAGAGTGAGAGCAGAGTACTTACAAAATCGTAACACCAATGAAACACATCAAAGCGAAAAACAAAGCACACAACAGTCTCAACAAATAGATATTGCTCAAAAAGCTAAAGACTTATTTGGTGAGGAAACTGTACACTTAGTTGATGAAGACTGA
- a CDS encoding GNAT family N-acetyltransferase — protein MHIYLSTLTEVDYETSLNSIENNYNLNPESSWQDRARVKNLRKLESYNYELEVIAKNELNEVIGHVVLAEVKLSSKNKKAIALAIGALSVDKSIRNQGLGQALLKAVEERAKEQGYCAIFVNNHPQYFEKSDYEAAHLYNIHIEEKRNHQSLLVKFLKPVQNEWSGMTVYYPEVLD, from the coding sequence ATGCATATTTATTTAAGTACTTTAACAGAGGTCGATTATGAAACGTCACTAAATAGTATAGAAAATAATTATAATCTAAATCCAGAATCCAGTTGGCAAGATCGAGCGCGCGTTAAAAATCTAAGAAAACTTGAAAGCTACAATTATGAATTAGAAGTTATAGCTAAGAATGAATTGAATGAAGTTATAGGTCACGTTGTGTTAGCAGAGGTTAAGTTGTCGTCTAAAAACAAAAAAGCGATAGCGTTAGCCATTGGTGCACTGTCAGTAGATAAATCTATTCGAAACCAAGGTTTAGGTCAAGCCCTGTTAAAAGCTGTAGAAGAACGTGCTAAAGAACAAGGCTATTGTGCTATTTTTGTAAATAATCATCCTCAGTACTTTGAGAAATCTGATTATGAAGCAGCCCATTTATATAATATACATATAGAAGAAAAACGAAATCATCAATCATTATTAGTAAAATTTCTAAAACCAGTTCAAAATGAATGGTCTGGAATGACGGTGTATTATCCGGAAGTACTGGATTGA